In Phaseolus vulgaris cultivar G19833 chromosome 7, P. vulgaris v2.0, whole genome shotgun sequence, the genomic stretch atgtagcaggtagcaggtaacaggtagcaggtagcaagtaaCACGTAGCAGGGAACAGGTAATAGGtgacaggtaacaggtaacaggtagcaggtaacagggaGCAGGgagcaggtagtaggtagcaggtagcagataGTAGGTAATAGGTAACATGTAACATGTAAGAAGTAACAAGTAACAGGTAACAGATAATAGGTAGCAGGACTGTGTATTTTCTACCTATTTCATATTTCATCTCTTTTGTTTATCTTATTttgcttttcttatttttttaatgtatacattttattttattttttaaatagagatatttagtttattttataaaataataacttcAATTTCTTTAATCATTAAGAATCACattgttaaaatattaaataataaatagagTTAGTCGTCGTCTCATGAGTTCAATTATAGTATTAGTTAAACAAAATTCATATGTCTCATATGAGTTCAATTATAGTATTAGTTAATTAGAAAAAGCAGTGATTGGAAAttgtttgttgttgttgagaaattaaaagaaagaaaagtaaaatGAATTAGAAAGTAGATTGATTCTGGAATTCATTCTTCATtaaattctttatcaattgtGATATGATTATCATCCAtccaatttttaaaacaaaattgaatttaacTAAACAAGTGCCCATAGTAGGTTCCAAGTAGGTAATAAGTAACAAGTAAAAGGTAACAACAGGTAGTAGGTAACAAGTAGTAAGTAGTAGGTAACAACAGGtagaaggtagcaggtagcaagtagcaAGTAGAATGTaaaaggtagcaggtaacaggtaataGGTAGCAGGTAATAGGTAGCAAGTAATAGGTAGCAGGTAATAAGTAGCAGGTaataggtagcaggtaacaggtacaaacaagtaacaaggAACAAcatgtaacaggtagcaggtaataAGTAGCAGATAACATATAGTAGATAACAGGTAACAAGTAGCATGTACCAGGTACCGGGTACCAGGTAATAGGTAacaacaggtaacaggtagcaacATGTAGTAGGTAGAAGATAGTAACaaatagcaggtagcaggtgaCAGGTAACAGGTAATAGGTAGCAAGTAGCTGGTAACAGGTAACaataggtagcaggtagcaggtaacaggtaacaggtaacaagtAACAACAATTAGCAAGTAATAGGTAACCCCggtagcaggtaacatgtaacaggtaataggtagcaggtagcaggtaacaggtagcaggtagaaggtagcaggtagcaggtagcaggtaacaacAGTTAGCAGGTAATAGGTAACCctggtagcaggtagcaggtaacaggtaacaggtagcagataacaggtagcaggtaacaggtagcaggtagcaggtaacaggtaacatgtaGCATGTAGCAGGGAGgaagtaacaggtagcaggtaataggtagcaggtagtaggtagcatgtagcaggtaacaggtaacaatAGGTATCaaatagcaggtagcaggtagtaggtaacaggtagcaagtagcaggtaacaggtagcaggtatcaggtagcaggtaacaggtaacaggtaacaagtaacaagtaacaggtaacaggtagcaggtaacaggtaacaacAGTTAGCAGGTAATAGGTAACCCcggtagcaggtagcaagtaaTATGTAACAGGTAACAAATAATAGGTAGCAGGTAGaaggtagtaggtagcaggtaacaacAGTTAACAGGTAATAGGTAACCtcggtagcaggtaacaggtaacaggtaacaggtaacaggtagcagatagcaggtaacaggtagcaggtagcaggtaacaggtaacatgtagcatgtagcaggtaacaggtagcaggtaacaagtaGCAAGTAGCATGTAAGAGATAACCCcggtagcaggtagcaagtagcaagtaataggtaacaggtaacaagtaacaggtaacaggtaacaggtaacaggtaacatgtaCCATGGAACAAGTAgaaggtaacaggtaacaggtagaaggtaacaggtagcagataacaggtagcaggtaacaggtagcaggtagcaggtaacaagtagcaggtagcaggtaacaggtagcaagtAGGAGGTAGCAAGTAGGAGGTAGTAGGTAACAAGTAGCATGTAACAACAGGTAggaggtagcaggtagcaagtagcaggtaagaggtaacaggtaacaggtaaccgtaataggtagcaggtagcaggtagctggtagcagatagcaggtagcaggtaacaggtaacaagtagcaggtagtaggtaacaggtaacaggtaacatgtaACATCTAACAGGTAACCAATAACAAGTATAAGGTAACAGGTagtaggtaacaggtagcaggtataaggtagtaggtagcaggtatgaggtagcaagtagcaggtagtaggtaacatgtaacaggtaataggtaacaggtagtaggtagaaggtagcaggtaacaagtagcaggtagcaggtagcaacaggttgcaggtagaaggtagcaggtagcaggtaggaggtagcaggtaacatgtagcaggtagcaggtgaCACGTGACAGGtgacaggtagcaggtagcaggtgaCAGGtgacaggtagcaggtagcaggtagcagggaGCAGGGAGTAGGGAGTAGGTAGCAGGGAGCAGGgagtaggtagcaggtagcagataATAGGTAACATGTAACATGTAAGAGGTAACAAGTAACAGGTAACAAGtgacaggtagcaggtagtaggtagtaGGTAGAAGGTAGAAGGTAGCATGTAAAAGGTAGCAGGACTATGTATTTTCTACCTATTTCATATTTCATCTCTTTTGTTTATCTTATTTTgcttttcttatttctttaatgtatacattttattttatttttaaatagagatatttagtttattttataaaataataacttcAATTTCTTTAGTCATTAAGAATCACATTGTTAAAATATTAAGTTATTCAATAATATTACATTCGATttattgagataaaaaaaatataattatttaattattttaaacatatttaattaaaaataaatataaatataagtgaTAAAAGATTAATACAAatagtaatatattatttaatttgattaaattttgtatttaattttttccatatttaatataattaaataataaaataaaaaatctttacCTATATAAGGCATTTCCCACTTTAACtgctttaaataattttctattttatccttactttatattttattttatttatttattttggttatctATACCTCTATACTTATATAGAGAGAGATTCCCATTATAACTGTTTTtggttgtataatttttttttctattttatctttatatcaatatttcattttaatattttatttttgttatttcatcattttataattacttaatttaaaaaaaaaaagttaatattaaatttgaaagaaCTGAGAGGTGTACTACATTTATTATTCCTAATTACTCTCCACTATTGTAGCCGTCTTAAAGTTTATTTAAGAAGATTCTCTAGTACACATAAACCACTTATCCTACTTTCCACTTTCTCTCAGTACCTACTTTTTACCATACTTACCACATTTTGTGGAAAACTGatatatcataaaaataattaataagaaataaagagaaaaatggAGAGAGGAATAAAGATTATGAATAAATTGATAATATGTTTTCATGttttattaatagttataaattttcaatttttattgtgtTGTATTATGTGGGTTTTGAAAGACAAAAACAGTTGTATGAAATCAGTTaaaagaaactattttataatgttatcatttttaatttcatattttggatatttttctaaaaagaaattataataaagaaatatcACCTAAGTTCCTTtgcatataaattaatattgttaacaaatataaaatttacttgaaattaatatatcaatacccgtttatcttattatttattaacttaGTTTTCATTACTTTAATTAGTTTTATCaataaatagtattaaaaattatataagcttattaaaaaaattatttagaattttaaaattgtctaattaaaagtaaatataaatttttttaaaattttttaatatttattatttttccagATTTTAATAGATTACATAACAAACACAACTTTGAAGACTAAATGTTGGAAATAGAAAGGAGAAATGAGTACACAAAAAAGAACTTATAGAGAAAGGAGAAACAACACTATTGATATGACAAATACTGCTCTATgctatgattttatttttattggtgaTAATCTGCAttgtaaaaatttatttaatttgattaaaatttatatttaatcaaaataaaactaaattgaatAATTGGTAAATTTATCATGTATTACTACTATGTTAGCTATGTTttgataaaatttatgtttaCATGTAttcgtatttattaaaatgaacttAAATTTATACTGATAATATAAGTGtgtgaataataatattgtttattcaattttaatattaaacataattacatatcaatgataaaaataaaaaatgtggataCATAGTCAGTGTCTGTGTTCCCTCTAGTAAACAACAATGACATTGCTTCAATAAGAAATACCTTTACAttgatgaaaattaaaaaacaaactaAGTTTTTTGTGGtttatactcttttttttatgtttctttcctttcctcaacttttttttttctttttgttcttttttcgtttcaatatttttttctcacatTTCTCTCAAAGTACTTATTTGTACTATGTCTTTTTGCCTATTCTAGAAAGTTAATGTAACGATTTATCAAACCATGTatcaattcaaaattcaatttgactcattcttttcaaataatataaacGTAGTGCATGTTTTCAAACAAattctttcaaatttaatattaattttttttagttttaaatttaagtaattataaaatgataaaataaccaaaataaaataataaaatgaaacattgatataaagataaataataaaaaaattatatacaccaaaaacaattttttaaagagaaattctctttatatattatgtgtctgtaaaattttattgaaaaaatatcaACGAAAAGATTCCAAAATTATAAtcatcatatattttaaaatatatatattaggcTTACCTAGATTATGTAGCCAAAGTATTAAATCATTTTAGAATAACAAAATTTTTCTATAAACATGATCTAAGTGAAATGCAAGTTTTGATAATAAAGGTTTCAATCAAATATGATCGTATGATGCTATAGTTGGGGAAgttatgttaatattttttttcatccttCTCCTTCAACAATTGCATTGCTAAAACGTGTaagttatataaaattatttataatataatcttATCCTTTCCCATAAAAACATATACTATGTTTAAGAATATTACTGAGAACTAGACATCGTACAACTGTAAATTCATTCTCAAAGTGCAATATACTTTTTGCTTTAAGTACTGAGATTGCACTCTGTGGAAaagataggaaaaaaaattaatttctaaagtGTTATTAGTACTATATGACCTACGGAATTGGTGTCCTTTAGGGCAATTGTCCTAAAGGTTTTAATGAAGGAAAATGTGATTTTCTTTCTGATGAGACACTCTTTTTTGCAGTTCACTCCTGCCCTACATGTTCCCAACACTTGCTTACTCTCACTGCCACACTCTTCAAAAACAATAGAATGACAGATAAAAATTGAGAGGGTAACTTCAATTTAGCCTCTTACCCCATAGACAACACATGTGCTACTTCACTTTCTAACTTTCCAATCCTACATCATTTCCCATAAACTAACATATACCATACATAAGTGGACCCTTCTTTCTCCTCACCAACTCAACCTCCCTCTACTCCTCTCCCTACTTCAATTAGTAGATTATTCCATTAGAGTAACTGAACACAAACATTCATCTAATTGagaaaaatcataattttttaataaaaaaatgttagagATAATagatttcatttaaaataattgataatcttacttcaactaaaaaataaacacatttaataatatataaatgaatacaAATTTTTTCTTCTATAAGATTCAATCAGATTTAAcgttaatttattaatatattattagagTCATTTAAAATCTATAATAAAATAGTTTGTTGGACTTACCTATTGAaccatttataaatatttataatcttACACACCGAGTTCTTATGTCATCTGATTTCCGTCTGCGAGTTTATCTAGCGGGTACGGTGCCTTTGTTTTGAGTGGCTTGGAGTGTCGTTTGTTATTCACAAGGACCCTTTGGTAAACTTCCAACAATTCTGGTTGTGTTCGGCTTCTGATGTGGTTAATGACGTTTGGGGAGTGATTTGGGTTGGTGTTGTGAGTGGAATTTGGAGACATAGGAACTCGGTGACCTTCGACAGGGACGTGGTAGATGCGCTCGAGGTATTTGCACTGGTACATGTaaatgtttggtcttggatttttGCAAAGTCCTGTTGTAATTCATTTACGTGGGTTTTGAGGCTGGTTGTTTAATGCTTTCTTGAGTTGCTTTGGTTGTTCCTTATTTAAGTTGGAAGGTGTTCCTTGGTTGGAGGTTGGTAAGGCGCTAACTTTTTATGGATAAGGGTTGGACTATCCCTGAAGTggttctcatttatttattttttattgttgataaaaaaaacacacaaattcaactgtaaaattgaattaaatttaaaatacgtttttttaataaaatattaactaatttcTCTGGTAaagattaattattaataagtcCATGacagagaaaaaagagagttcATTTTTCATTAGGAACTGCGATTTACTGCTTTAGTTCTGTTTCCAGTGTGAGTTTTTTTTGGTGGTGAATAAGCTGTGTATATCTCTTTGAATTGTTTATCTAGCTTGAAAGTGCATTGTATTATATGATTATATAATGAACCTCCATGACGAACTGACTTAAGATTTTTGTGCAtaaaaagaatgaaagaaaGTAGTAGTTGAAGGGTGAGTCATTGCATGACATGAATGAGAAGCAGGTCGGTGGCAGTGCATGCACGATGATCTCATTTCACCTAGTGCAAAGCAAAAGACAAGAACAAAAAGCGATGGGATGATATATGTCTCATATTTCATATGTATATCCTTATCCCATCACCATCTCCATTGCATTCTGTGAACTTTATGTGGACACTAGCTACAAAATAAAACCTCAATATTAAGCGCACAAAAATATGTTAATAACATGATAACTTGAGAAGAGAACAAAAGAATATCAAGTTGCAAGTCATGTCATGACATAAAACAATTTCACAACGCATGaatctaaatataaataaatcttaaTCATGCATAGGAAATGAGGTTGGTACCGTGCTGGCTGGCTGCTGTTGAAGATCTTGGTAGGGATCCACAAAAAATATGCAGCATTGGAACCATTTGGACTGGTTTGTGGCTACACAAGGGACAGGGACTATTCTTATTTGGGTTTGACCAAGATGAAGATAGAACACAAAAGTGAATGGTATAGTGCACATGCAGTTGCAGTAGTTGCAGGCCAGCACCCCAATGGGTGGGTCTACCCCACAGGAACCAAGGGACCATCCAAGTTGCAAGTTAAAACATGTCTATTTGACCTCatgctattattatttttcttcttcttcatttctatcactttttttattgttctaCAAACAATCAAAGGACACAAGACAGCTCAGATTGGTCATCCACGTGATCCAATCAGCGGTTTAGAAGTTCTAGGTCATTCTAACAGCTGCaccaccaccttcatctcttcctctagatctatatatatatattgaactctttcttttttataagaTATTAGATTCATATTGcataaatttaaagataaatatgCAGCATGGTATATAAGTATTGAGACTGAGTTTCTTAAGCAGGTCGATGAGGGTATGTTTTCTGGTGATTTGTTAAATAGATGCTTTGTTTCAGGGAAAAAAAGGATACTTATACACATTTACTGCTACCACCATGGTAATTTTTTCACGTGTTTGTTTTGTAGTTTTGATCTTTGGATATAGAAAAGTGTTCACTTCCGTGTAAAGCAAACAAAGGTTGGTTCTGTGATGAGACAAATCTGATTAAATAATCTTTTTGGCCAACTAATTTCATAGAAGACAAAATACTTTAGAAATTCAcatgagaaagaagaaaagagaaaccCAATTGAAAATGCTGTGATATGATGCATGGTGCTTTTCATCTGATCACAATTCGCtaaaaccaaatgaaatgagTTTGCAAGGATGCCACTGTTTTAACTTTACACGCAGGTTCGAAAAGGAGAGCTAAGCATTTCAAAATCTCCTActatttatcattattattattattattaattaattatattttttatatttatttattattattattatgagttgtgtctatttatatttacacaaaattaatttttatttctaatataaACACATCTCCTAAtatctatattaaaaaaattattaaaatgagtttttaatTCATAGTATGAATTAGAAtcttaaaatgttttatattaatttatcaaTGACctaaatgttataatattattacaaaaataattcatgttaaatatttgtttattacgtattattattgataaagaTACATTCAATAGTTTTCTTAATATAAacgaaaatatatttaattttattattatataatcaatattttattttgctttccaatgttattatttttttccaaaatagtGATAAGTGTTACAATTCATTAATACAATTAATACGTAAAAGTTAAAATCAATAAACTAAgatttttgttatataaaaacGTAGATTTTATGGTGCAAACTGATCTCATACTTAAATTGGAGACAGGTGTGAATTAGATCAATCTCATGTCAATTGATCCCCATTATAAATGGTTATCTGATTTTAATAGTTATcagtttattttttatgcaaattaTACAACACAAtgataattttgttaattacaAGTGTCTTCAGACTCAACTAAAGTATTTCAAAACTTCTCTACCGAAAAAACTTCATATTTTcagaaaagttaaaataaaatttctaactGGTGTAAAAACAGATTCTACGAATGAAACTTTGAATAGAAAAACTTAATCTGAACGTTACAAAATAGGagcaactgaaattaaaaataaaaaataaagtaagatCCCAGCTAAACTAGAACAGAGTGTATACAAGTGGAAATAAAGAAATATCTTATTTGAGTATTTTATTAAAAGgcataaaaaaaagtaacactTGACACTTGACTGTTATATTGCTATTCAAGTTGATGTTATCATATTTTACGTTGATTGGTGCCAAAACTCATTGAATTGCAGTGTGAAAACTGAAAAGTTGGAGATAATTGAGTTGAGTTAGGTCTCTTCAACTTGGTCTCTCATactaatatattttaacataaatgtaagtagagaataaaaaaaaaaaattcaaagaaaaaaaatccaaaattaaattataataatacaaaaattaaattaaatattgaatttCTTTGTCTGTAGTGAGCAATGTATGGTGATGAATTTGGAAGGTGGCTGTTTTGTTGTGTTGATTCCATAGTGGACACACTGATAGAATCCACTTCATTCATCCCAAAATCCATATTTTATCATTCACCTTTTCCATCAAGCCAATGTATCTTTGTGAATATTGCTACAATTAAAACTTAAATTAGGATCTTCAATATTTGGATTCTTTAATACAAACTCCTCACTCAATTTTTACAAAACAAATTctactattttttaatgtttaaaaaattaaacaatttagtattttaaaatatacattttagttaataaaataatgagatacataaaataataacaataataattatattattatttaataattatagtcaattgtttaattaatagaataaaataaaatagattcagcaatatttataatattgttaatatactATTTAAGAAATTTGACCAACTAAGCTAAGTAggaaattatgttaaaattgatTAGATTCAATTTCACCCTCACAGAAAGAAAAGATCCAATTCAATCTATGTATTCTAAATAGTCAACATGTTGAAACAATTTATAAAAGTAATtcttaattgaaaataaaaaagtaagtCAACGTGAAAGCATGAAGAGAATGAAGGAAGAAAAGGCACGTCTGAATTGCAGATGCAGTAGTGGTGGATTAATTTCTGTTCTTGTAAGATTGATTaatatgagaataaaaaaataatttgatggGGAAAACGAGGAGCAATAACAGTGAAAGAAAGATGGAAGTAAGTAAAGAAAGTGAGAATGGGAGCTGTAAAAATGGCGACACCCACGTTGTTTGATGGTCATCACCCATcccactctcactctcactctcactcacAAGGTTCTTTCTTCAGGAGGAATAGCAAACAAAAACTGCATCACTATCTTTATCATCATGAACCCAAGCAACAACTCATCGCAGAGTCCATGACACTCTTCCCAACCCAACCTAACCATGCAAACTCTCGCTACCCTTCTTCTCATTTTCCTCATCTTGTGTGGCACTGCACATGGGTTCGGCGCCATGGGTCCAATAACCGCTTCATTTGCAAAAGACGAGGTTTTTTGTGCCATTGATGCTAGCGGGAAGCAAGACGTCATTTGCTGGGGGAATAACGCCACTTCACCGTCTCTCTCCTCCGTTACCAATGCTGTTCCTGCCATGTCAGCACTCTCCGGCGGGGAAGGCTTTCTATGCGGCATTTTAGCGAACACCTCGCAGGCGTTTTGCTGGGGCGCTGTAACGAAACCCAGCGCAGATCTCATCCTCGTGCCGCCGGCGTACCGGAACACTGCTTATTCCCACATCGCCGCCGGCAAGAATCACGTGTGCGCTGTTCGAGGATCCTACTACGCCGATCACGATTCCGGCACCGTGGATTGCTGGGATATCACGACAACTGTAAACAAAACGTTGACAGCGAAACAGAGTTACTTGTTTTTCAACCAAGCCGTGATGAATCTGGAGGTGAAGAGGGTTGTTTCCGGGGAAGGGTTCACCTGTGGCGAGGTCAGAGACGGTGGACTCGTATGTTGGGGACCTAAGTCTGAAGGGATAAAAGTTTCCAATGTTTCCGAGAGTTTCGCGGTTTTAGCGGCGGGTCGGAGGGCCGTGTGCGGTGTTTTCAACGTTTCCGGCGAGTTGAAATGCTGGGGCGACCCGGGTTCGTTTTCGGATCCTCCGCTGGATTCGGTTCGACTGGTGTCTCTATCTGCTGGGGCTAACCATTTTTGCGGCATTAGAATGGATAACCATGAAGTAGAGTGTTGGGGTGATTTGAACTCTTCTGTGATTCCTCGAGGGAACGGTTTCATGGCTATTGCTTCTTCGGATTTCACCACGTGTGGGATCAGGGAAGATGATCTTCTTCTGGATTGTTGGATGGTAAATGCTTTGAAACCCGATTTTGATCCTCCTTTGGAGCTTTCGAGTCCTGGACTCTGCAGGGCTAGTTCTTGTGGGGTCGATGAGTTTGCTTTCAATGCTAGTATGCTTAACGAGCTAGCTTTGACTAGCCTCTGTGTTAGAGAGGATTTGAGGATTTGTTCTCCTTGTGGGTCAAATTGTTCTAAAGGGTTCTTCTTGTCAAGTTCGTGTACTAAAAATGCTGATAGAGTCTGCACTGCTTGTTCTCTTTGTCAGAACAGCTCTTGTTTCAGTGTTTGTGGACTTCACTCCTCAACGGGTCTACGTATGCATTGGCGCTGGCATGGTTTGCGTAAATGGATGGTTATAGTTGGGTGCTCCGTGTTGGGGGTTCTGATAATTTTGCTTTACGGGTGTCTTTTATCGGTCAGAAAGAGGACAAAGAAACAATCCAAGTCTTGCATGGGGAAACCGGAGCAAGAGGATGATAATGTCAATGTTGCTCTTCAATCAACACCTTCTGTTAATTCTTGTCCCGGGGCGCCTCAGGTTTTCAGACTTTCTGAACTGAAGGATGCTACGAATGGGTTTAAGGAGTTTAATGAACTTGGGAGAGGAAGTTATGGGTTTGTATACAAAGCTTTGTTGGCAGATGGGAGGGTGGTTGCTGTTAAAAGAGCAAATGCGGCTACCATAATCCACACCAATAATCGTAATTTTGAAATGGAACTAGAAATTCTCTGCAAAATCCGCCATTGTAATATTGTTAATTTGCTGGGGTACTGCGCAGAGATGGGGGAGAGGTTGCTTGTTTACGAGTATATGCCTCATGGAACGCTTTATGATCACCTCCACGGTGGTCTTTCTCCCCTTAATTGGAGCCTCAGGTTGAAGATAGCGATGCAAGCCGCAAAGGGGCTTGAGTATCTTCACAAGGAACTTGTTCCTCCAATTGTGCATAAAGATCTAAAAAGTTCAAACATTCTTTTGGATTCGGAGTGGGGGGCAAGAATTTCGGACTTTGGACTTCTTGCTTCGAGTGACAAAGATCTCAATGGAGACATAGATAGCGATGTTTACGATTTTGGGATTGTGATGCTAGAGATTCTGAGTGGAAGAAAGGCTTATGATAGGGATTACA encodes the following:
- the LOC137830262 gene encoding serine/threonine-protein kinase-like protein CCR1, translated to MQTLATLLLIFLILCGTAHGFGAMGPITASFAKDEVFCAIDASGKQDVICWGNNATSPSLSSVTNAVPAMSALSGGEGFLCGILANTSQAFCWGAVTKPSADLILVPPAYRNTAYSHIAAGKNHVCAVRGSYYADHDSGTVDCWDITTTVNKTLTAKQSYLFFNQAVMNLEVKRVVSGEGFTCGEVRDGGLVCWGPKSEGIKVSNVSESFAVLAAGRRAVCGVFNVSGELKCWGDPGSFSDPPLDSVRLVSLSAGANHFCGIRMDNHEVECWGDLNSSVIPRGNGFMAIASSDFTTCGIREDDLLLDCWMVNALKPDFDPPLELSSPGLCRASSCGVDEFAFNASMLNELALTSLCVREDLRICSPCGSNCSKGFFLSSSCTKNADRVCTACSLCQNSSCFSVCGLHSSTGLRMHWRWHGLRKWMVIVGCSVLGVLIILLYGCLLSVRKRTKKQSKSCMGKPEQEDDNVNVALQSTPSVNSCPGAPQVFRLSELKDATNGFKEFNELGRGSYGFVYKALLADGRVVAVKRANAATIIHTNNRNFEMELEILCKIRHCNIVNLLGYCAEMGERLLVYEYMPHGTLYDHLHGGLSPLNWSLRLKIAMQAAKGLEYLHKELVPPIVHKDLKSSNILLDSEWGARISDFGLLASSDKDLNGDIDSDVYDFGIVMLEILSGRKAYDRDYTPPSMVEWAVPLIKQGKAAATIDRYVALPRNVEPLLKLADIAELAVRENPSERPPMSDIASWLEQIVKEGLIL